In Pedobacter sp. SL55, the following proteins share a genomic window:
- a CDS encoding four helix bundle protein — translation MSQFKFQALEVWQLAIAITDKLLDIADRLSEDKKYRFAEQLNGAALSISNNIAEDSGSISNKEFAHYLNIAHRSVFENANILVVLERRKIISDNELIYYLEELDKLARKLTNLRKYLLK, via the coding sequence ATGAGCCAATTTAAATTTCAAGCTTTGGAAGTTTGGCAATTAGCCATCGCAATTACAGACAAATTGTTAGACATAGCTGACCGTTTGTCAGAAGATAAGAAATACAGATTTGCAGAGCAGCTCAATGGGGCTGCTCTTAGCATATCTAATAATATAGCCGAAGATTCAGGGTCTATTTCAAACAAGGAATTCGCTCATTATTTGAATATTGCACATCGATCGGTATTCGAGAATGCAAATATTTTAGTAGTATTGGAACGTAGAAAGATAATTTCTGACAACGAATTAATTTATTATCTAGAGGAATTAGATAAATTGGCACGAAAATTAACAAACCTTAGAAAATATTTGCTCAAATAA
- the clpP gene encoding ATP-dependent Clp endopeptidase proteolytic subunit ClpP, giving the protein MKIDKDEFRKYAVKHHRINGLNVDRFIGATNNSPKGMTPYIIEERQLNVAQMDVFSRLMMDRIIFLGDAVYDQNANIIQAQLLFLQSVDADRDIQIYINSPGGSVYAGLGIYDTMQYITPDVATICTGMAASMGAVLLVAGAKGKRAALKHSRVMIHQPSGGAQGVASDMEINLREMLKLKKELYDIISSHSGQSYEWVEKASDRDYWMTSTEAKEFGMIDEVLGGTK; this is encoded by the coding sequence ATGAAAATAGACAAAGACGAATTTAGAAAATATGCCGTTAAACACCATAGAATTAACGGATTAAACGTAGATAGATTTATTGGTGCAACTAATAATTCTCCGAAAGGCATGACGCCTTACATTATTGAAGAGCGCCAATTAAACGTAGCACAAATGGACGTGTTTTCTCGTTTAATGATGGATCGTATCATCTTTTTAGGTGATGCAGTTTATGATCAAAATGCAAACATCATTCAAGCACAGTTGTTGTTCTTGCAATCGGTAGATGCAGATAGGGATATCCAAATCTATATCAACTCTCCCGGTGGTTCGGTTTATGCAGGTTTAGGTATTTACGATACCATGCAGTACATCACACCAGATGTGGCCACCATTTGTACAGGTATGGCGGCATCAATGGGGGCGGTTTTATTGGTAGCCGGTGCTAAAGGCAAACGTGCAGCGTTAAAACACTCTAGAGTAATGATCCACCAACCTTCGGGCGGGGCACAAGGTGTAGCGTCAGATATGGAAATCAATTTGAGAGAGATGCTTAAATTGAAAAAAGAATTATATGACATTATTTCATCACACTCTGGACAATCTTACGAGTGGGTAGAAAAAGCATCTGATCGTGATTATTGGATGACCTCTACCGAAGCGAAAGAATTTGGAATGATTGATGAAGTATTAGGCGGAACAAAATAA